One genomic segment of Pseudomonas chlororaphis subsp. aurantiaca includes these proteins:
- a CDS encoding DNA-methyltransferase — MSEYQLYLGDCLEVMKQLPDASVDLVLADLPYGTTQCAWDTIIPLEPLWQEYLRIAKPEAAIVLCAAQPFASMLVASNPKLYRYEWIWEKGNATGFLNAKKQPLRAHESAQVFYRKQPVYNPQMTGGHERKAAKRKTVNSECYGKALALAEYDSTERYPRSVQFFSSDKQTGSFHPTQKPVAWMSFLISTYTQPGHVVLDNTMGSGTTGVACMQLGRKFIGVEKDLDENGNRLGYLDIARARITDAIAIRDAPVPQLAFEEFATARRKVDG, encoded by the coding sequence ATGAGTGAATATCAGCTCTACCTCGGCGACTGCCTGGAGGTCATGAAACAGCTGCCAGACGCCAGCGTCGACCTGGTGCTGGCCGACCTGCCTTATGGCACAACCCAGTGCGCCTGGGACACCATCATCCCGCTTGAGCCGCTCTGGCAGGAATACCTGCGAATCGCCAAGCCCGAGGCGGCCATCGTACTTTGCGCGGCCCAACCGTTCGCCTCGATGCTGGTGGCGAGCAATCCAAAGCTCTATCGGTATGAATGGATCTGGGAGAAAGGCAACGCCACCGGCTTCCTGAACGCCAAGAAGCAGCCATTGCGGGCACATGAAAGCGCCCAGGTCTTCTACCGCAAGCAGCCGGTGTACAACCCTCAGATGACGGGGGGGCATGAGCGGAAGGCGGCGAAGCGAAAGACAGTCAACTCGGAGTGCTACGGCAAAGCTCTGGCCCTGGCCGAATACGATTCAACTGAGCGGTACCCGCGCTCAGTGCAGTTCTTCTCGAGCGACAAACAGACCGGCAGCTTTCACCCAACACAGAAGCCTGTGGCCTGGATGTCATTCCTGATCAGCACCTATACCCAGCCGGGCCATGTGGTGCTGGACAACACGATGGGCAGCGGTACCACCGGCGTGGCCTGCATGCAGCTTGGCAGGAAGTTCATCGGCGTCGAGAAAGACCTCGACGAGAACGGGAACAGGCTCGGGTATCTGGATATAGCCCGCGCGCGGATAACCGACGCTATCGCCATCCGTGACGCCCCGGTACCGCAGCTGGCATTTGAGGAGTTCGCCACAGCCCGCCGGAAAGTCGACGGATAG